One Glycine soja cultivar W05 chromosome 7, ASM419377v2, whole genome shotgun sequence genomic window, agcaaaCCTTTCTGTGATTGAAACTGTGCATGGGTGGCTTAATGTGCtcaatctaatatttacatatGTAAACCCTAGTTTGTGAATTTAATAATCTCTCATGAATTACTTTTCTTATTGGTTATGCAGGTCCTTTTTTGGCAACTCAAGAGGAGAGgtaatttatagtttttctgTATTTGAATTTTCGATGTTAAGATCTTGTAAACTTAGTACAAaatttttgattgatttcaaaagtaaaatttaagatTTCTTGTTTCCTTTATACATCATACCATTTATTTAATACTTCACTAGAAATCAAAATTCTCATCATATATCATTCCCATATTAACGTGATTTGGTGTAAAGGTATGAAAATATAGTATGATTTCCAATGCATATATAgataaatttaatgataataacatGTCTCAGAGCAAACAGATCAGGatggaaagaagaaaattaagcaCCTTTCATCAAGAGGGGAAATTATAGAGAAAATCTTTTCAGGTTTTTAACTAATGGTCGCTAGAATAAAAGTTTTGTAATATAATAGTGGAAAAGGTGTGATGTGAGGAGGAAATTAATGTGTGGGTATGTGGTAAAGGAGAAGTTTAAAACACTAattaaaaagatgatgacaCCTAGCTGGGTAAACTGTATGGTGTAAGGCTAAAGTAGAAGGGTTTGACATTTAGTGGGACAAAGTGCCTTTGGTTTGTATTTGATCTTTGTTAGTGTTTTAATGTTATTGATATACAAGtaacattaattttgatttatcatttgccttattttataaaagatattttaccTTACCATGTACCATTTGTTATTTACAGGGAGTTAATTCTTCTTGTGAAGTTGCCTTAATTATGTACAACTTCAATCCTAGATTTggtaatattttatgttttgcattttttagTCCAAGTtttcttcccccccccccccccctaatgCAATATATTATATGTAGCACTTGTATATTCATTATTATTACATTTGATTCTACGAGTTAGCATAATGTCAATTATTATTGAACCATTTCTTTGAGAAGCATGCATTATACATAGGAAACATTTTGTAGGAAAGACCTTCAATTATAGAGAGAGCTATTTAGGTGATACCACTTATCATTATGAAAtatgaaaatcataaatattgaCTATCAACAAAACggatttatcatttatttatacattgtTAAAATGAgaattatcattatatatatctCCTAGACGCACACATTATCTTGAGACAAatcctaaattttttaattgttcttTTGCACAGGTAGTAAAGTCCAACATATCAATTGGACAAAAAATGTGGAACAGTTTTTAGGCGTTCTACCGAATTTACCTTTCAACGGAGATAATTTAAATCAACATACCATTGTAGAAGGTTTGGCACAAGCTTTAGTGGTATGTTAATTAACATATATACCTTTTGCCCATATTCCGCTattgatttatttatcttaCATATGAGATGTACATGCACTTACTATAACAatggaaataataatataaacattGGATTAAACAGATGTTCCCAAAAGATTCTATGACAAAAAGTGAATACCTCAAGGGTGAAAGACATTGTATTCTTGTGGCAACGGGTGACCCTGTTGCTAAGAGCATGTTAGTGAATTTACCTTTGCTTCACAAAGGAATATTTATTTCAGGACAATTCAAAACTTTAGATGCCACCTTCATAAACGTGGCTAAAATATTTGTCCCGGTAATATCTCGGTACTCTATATTCTTacaatttcattaattatagtCTTCTATTTATACTGACTATGTTCATGTTACAACACACAGCTAAGGGTATCTCTTTCGATAATAACTCCAAATCCACATCCATTGTTCATATCAATTTTCAGTTTGGtaagagtttaatttatttcttatatataacttCATTTCATATATAGATAACTTAATTGTTGgctttccaaaagatatgttttcaTACTCGATGAGAGACTATGTTCTACAATCCATCAAGTTACCaagcaatttaattaattatatgaagaTGTTTAATAAGTGTTTTTGTACACCATTAAAATTAACCCCATTAAAACAAGAGTAATGATACATATAAattaccttttattttaaatatcttattattatttttcatttctctctatCTTTATTTCTATcacatcataaattttattatatttataatttttttttattttctttcttggtGTTAGATAACACAATAGGTgtctatcaaatatttttcttaaaataaatttatgatgaaTTATCGTCTAGTAGTACTATGTATTCTTATATGGTTTGGTTAATATATAATCATTTCCCCTTCTTTTGTAGGGGAATGGTCTAATCGAAGGCACTGATCTCATCACCGACCATGGAAAGGGTCAACTTACTGTTCTATTGTCTAGAAATTTTAAGGAGGCACAATGTATCCATTCTAGGACGACATTGGAAGAGGACCCTTTAACACGGCTTTTAGAACAAGAGCAACCAATGCCTTTAGATGAAATTCTTGGACAAGTGTTTAGGTCATCCACTTCCACATCTAGAGAAGGGTCATTGCCTCAAAATGCATGGTCAACTGAAGTTGGTGCTTCTTCATTTGGTTTCCCTAATACACTAGGAAACTCCCTCAATCAATTTCAACCACCAAGCTTCCCAATATTGTATCCTTATGATAATGTTAGTGATGGTGTTGGTCCTAGTGCAAGTGCTGGTTCTAGTGTTGATGTTCGTGCTAGTGCTGCTGCTCTTGTTGCTGTTGGTGCTGCTAGTTCTGGTGCTATTGCTGATGCTGGTGTTGTTGCTTGTGCCAATGTCGGTGCTAGTCCTTATTATGGTAGTTATCATCAACAATTTCCAAGTCATCATCGTTTTGAAATGAGTGAGATAAATCCGATAGGAACATCTTCAACGGGAGCAAACCCTTGGGGTTCTCCAGTGCCAATGATGCCTGAATATAATGAGGCATTTCTTTGGCCGGAACCACCAACGAATTTTGAAGACTATGTGCAGGCTTGGGAGGTAAACTAACTTGACTCATTGTTTCATAAATGACCAATATAATACGCTAATCCTATGATAATTTCAACACTTAATTTGGATGTATATTCTTGTCCTTTATTTACACTTCGACTGCAACATGTCAATTTATTTGTTACAAAATGACTTCTTAGTATTTGATTGAAGCCCTGTTTGAAATCAAttaagaaaaccaaacatttaagaga contains:
- the LOC114420681 gene encoding uncharacterized protein LOC114420681, giving the protein MPLDEILGQVFRSSTSTSREGSLPQNAWSTEVGASSFGFPNTLGNSLNQFQPPSFPILYPYDNVSDGVGPSASAGSSVDVRASAAALVAVGAASSGAIADAGVVACANVGASPYYGSYHQQFPSHHRFEMSEINPIGTSSTGANPWGSPVPMMPEYNEAFLWPEPPTNFEDYVQAWEGCLVGRIHSSISLNQAKTLRRLTSSITLTYQWPSRLEIVLFLPKTAVSYTTRFYNGRIDHVFFQVNQCNNLHLYQHLMTNNLERKHLQDMEKGSKSCYKIDGHEIREKRNKPMIHV